From Pantoea sp. At-9b, the proteins below share one genomic window:
- a CDS encoding sugar dehydrogenase complex small subunit translates to MSPHLWLAAFSHNNRITHGGHLFMVEQSSRVSRRRLLQGMGALAALTVIPAFPSYASASDDSSFTKLSTLLTGKSQLPENFTRVLLAAFSRIDSSFSSKTSRLQQWIDHNTVSANEISSKLAADPSVADLAHLPTDILTGWYLGVVGKGDNAICVAYIEALANQVVADKLRPPTYAYGAYGSWAAQPL, encoded by the coding sequence ATGTCACCACACCTGTGGCTGGCAGCATTCAGTCATAACAATAGAATCACACATGGCGGTCATTTATTTATGGTTGAGCAATCAAGTCGTGTTTCGCGCAGGCGTTTGTTGCAGGGAATGGGTGCACTGGCTGCACTGACGGTTATTCCCGCATTCCCTTCCTATGCCAGCGCCTCCGACGACAGTAGTTTCACAAAATTATCCACCCTGCTAACCGGTAAATCACAACTACCGGAAAACTTTACCAGGGTCCTTCTTGCCGCTTTCTCCAGAATTGACAGCAGTTTCAGCAGTAAAACATCCAGACTCCAGCAGTGGATTGACCACAACACCGTGAGCGCCAATGAAATCAGCAGCAAGCTGGCTGCCGATCCTTCAGTTGCCGATTTAGCCCATCTCCCAACCGACATTCTGACTGGTTGGTATCTCGGGGTCGTCGGCAAAGGAGACAACGCCATTTGCGTGGCTTATATCGAGGCACTCGCCAATCAGGTTGTGGCCGACAAGCTCAGACCACCGACCTACGCCTACGGTGCCTATGGCAGTTGGGCTGCACAGCCGCTCTAA
- the shiA gene encoding shikimate transporter, with amino-acid sequence MDSPLNSPSAMNKTPSLNRARRAAWGSFAGAVVDWYDFLLYGITAALVFNHEFFPQISPAMGTLAAFATFGVGFLFRPLGGIIFGHFGDRLGRKRMLMMTVWMMGISTALIGLLPTFSTIGWYAPVLLVTLRAIQGFAVGGEWGGAALLSVESAPEKKKAFYSSGVQVGYGVGLLLSTGLVSLISHLTSDQQFLSWGWRIPFLCSTILVLAALWIRNGMEESTEFERQQKAAVSKKSRIPVMEALLVRHPGAFLKIIALRLCELLTMYIVTAFALSYSTQNLGLPRELFLNIGLLVGGLSCLTIPCFAHLADRFGRHRIYIIGAVIGMLSAFPFFMALEAKSLVWIIFFSIMLANIAHDMVVCVQQPMFTEMFGAGYRYSGAGVGYQVASVVGGGFTPFIAASLVTLSGGEWHSVAIYLLAGCLLSAGTALFMKKSH; translated from the coding sequence ATGGATTCTCCACTTAATTCACCATCAGCCATGAACAAAACTCCGTCTCTGAATCGCGCCCGGCGCGCTGCCTGGGGTAGCTTTGCCGGTGCGGTGGTCGATTGGTATGACTTCTTGCTCTACGGCATCACTGCCGCCCTGGTCTTTAACCATGAATTTTTTCCCCAGATTAGTCCAGCGATGGGAACGCTCGCTGCATTCGCCACCTTTGGTGTCGGCTTTCTGTTCCGGCCGTTGGGCGGGATAATTTTCGGCCATTTTGGTGACCGTCTTGGCCGTAAACGTATGTTGATGATGACCGTCTGGATGATGGGTATTTCCACCGCCCTTATCGGTCTGTTGCCAACCTTCTCCACCATTGGCTGGTATGCACCGGTGTTGCTGGTCACATTGCGGGCCATACAGGGCTTTGCGGTTGGTGGCGAATGGGGAGGTGCAGCGCTGCTTTCAGTAGAAAGTGCACCTGAGAAGAAAAAAGCCTTTTACAGCAGCGGTGTTCAGGTCGGCTACGGCGTAGGACTTTTACTCTCCACCGGACTGGTTTCACTCATCAGTCATTTAACATCGGACCAGCAATTTCTGAGCTGGGGCTGGCGCATCCCTTTCCTATGCAGCACGATCCTTGTTCTTGCCGCGCTGTGGATACGAAATGGCATGGAAGAATCCACTGAATTTGAGCGCCAGCAGAAAGCAGCGGTTTCAAAGAAGTCACGTATCCCCGTCATGGAGGCGCTGCTGGTGCGTCATCCGGGGGCGTTTTTAAAGATTATCGCACTGCGTCTGTGCGAGTTGCTGACCATGTATATCGTTACCGCGTTCGCATTGAGTTATTCCACGCAGAATCTTGGCTTGCCGCGCGAACTGTTCCTTAATATCGGTCTGCTGGTCGGTGGCCTTAGCTGCCTTACCATCCCTTGCTTTGCCCATTTAGCGGATCGCTTCGGTCGTCATCGCATTTACATCATCGGTGCGGTGATCGGTATGCTGAGTGCCTTCCCTTTCTTTATGGCACTGGAGGCGAAATCTCTCGTCTGGATAATATTCTTCTCCATTATGCTGGCGAATATTGCGCATGACATGGTCGTCTGTGTCCAGCAACCCATGTTTACTGAAATGTTTGGTGCAGGTTATCGCTACAGCGGTGCTGGGGTGGGTTATCAGGTCGCCAGCGTAGTTGGCGGTGGTTTTACGCCGTTTATTGCGGCCTCTTTAGTGACCCTCTCGGGTGGTGAATGGCATAGCGTGGCAATTTACCTTCTGGCTGGCTGCCTTCTCTCTGCGGGCACCGCGTTGTTTATGAAAAAATCTCACTAA
- a CDS encoding GMC family oxidoreductase — protein MSETITTDIVVIGSGVVGALTARKLALAGRQVLMLEAGPRIERDTIVSNFRHSARKDDFIAPYPNSKIAPFPDYKPEDNGYLDQTGPKDYKPEYLRVVGGTSWHWAAQAWRLVPADFRLKSQYGVGRDWPISYDDLEPYYYEAELLWGVSGPPEMAKYSPRKQPFPMPPVTKSWLEQRITERLAPKYEVLTNTTGRNSRPYDGRPQCCGNNNCMPICPIDAQYHGGIAADAAEKAGVKLLPQAVVYKLEQDGKGKITAVHYYDWNKQSHRVEAEIVVLAANAVETPKILFMSADAKNPHGLCNNYDQLGRNLMDHPSNSVTFFADEPLWPGRGPMSPSSIQQLRDGAFRSESAAFRIDISNSSRVAGVTAGAIKEGLTGQALDDAIRFRASHELSFKNVLEQLPDPNNRTMLSTTKKDALGLPTPAFSYSFDSYVEKGMQHSLAVYAEIAKMLGATNVRYSTPGVYSNNQHITGTLAMGFDEKTSVTDHHGKAWEYDNLYMVSTGVMPTVATANSTLTACALGLRTADAILGKI, from the coding sequence ATGTCTGAAACTATTACTACTGATATTGTCGTTATCGGTTCCGGGGTCGTGGGCGCATTGACCGCCCGTAAGCTGGCGCTGGCGGGACGTCAGGTTCTGATGCTGGAGGCTGGCCCGCGTATTGAACGAGACACCATTGTCAGCAATTTCCGTCATTCTGCCCGTAAGGACGATTTCATCGCTCCCTACCCCAATTCAAAAATCGCCCCGTTTCCCGATTACAAACCTGAAGATAACGGTTATCTCGACCAGACGGGTCCAAAGGACTATAAACCCGAATATCTGCGCGTTGTCGGTGGCACCAGTTGGCACTGGGCAGCCCAGGCATGGCGGTTGGTGCCGGCTGATTTTCGCCTGAAATCTCAGTATGGCGTAGGGCGCGACTGGCCGATCAGTTATGACGATCTGGAGCCGTATTATTACGAGGCCGAACTCCTCTGGGGCGTATCAGGCCCGCCAGAAATGGCGAAATATTCACCCAGAAAACAACCATTTCCGATGCCTCCCGTCACCAAATCGTGGCTTGAGCAACGAATTACCGAGCGACTGGCACCGAAGTATGAAGTGCTGACGAATACCACCGGGCGTAACTCACGGCCTTATGATGGTCGTCCTCAATGCTGTGGTAACAATAACTGCATGCCAATCTGTCCGATTGATGCGCAATATCACGGTGGCATTGCTGCGGATGCCGCTGAAAAAGCGGGTGTCAAACTGCTGCCACAGGCGGTGGTTTACAAACTGGAGCAGGACGGGAAAGGTAAGATCACGGCCGTTCACTATTACGACTGGAACAAACAATCTCACCGGGTAGAAGCTGAGATCGTCGTGCTGGCGGCAAATGCGGTTGAGACACCCAAAATATTGTTCATGTCTGCCGATGCGAAAAACCCTCATGGTCTGTGCAATAACTATGACCAACTGGGACGTAATTTGATGGACCATCCCTCAAACTCCGTCACCTTTTTCGCTGATGAACCCCTCTGGCCGGGACGCGGCCCGATGAGTCCCTCTTCTATCCAGCAGTTGCGTGATGGTGCTTTCCGCTCTGAATCCGCCGCGTTTCGTATTGATATTTCCAACTCATCGCGGGTCGCCGGCGTCACGGCGGGTGCAATTAAAGAAGGACTTACCGGTCAGGCACTGGATGACGCTATCCGATTTCGCGCCTCCCATGAACTGAGTTTTAAGAACGTGTTAGAACAACTGCCCGATCCTAACAACCGTACCATGCTGAGTACCACGAAAAAGGATGCGCTGGGTTTACCCACCCCGGCATTCTCTTATTCATTCGACAGTTATGTTGAAAAAGGGATGCAGCACTCCTTAGCGGTGTATGCCGAGATTGCCAAAATGCTGGGTGCTACCAATGTGCGTTACTCCACGCCGGGCGTGTACAGCAATAACCAACACATTACTGGCACGCTGGCGATGGGTTTTGATGAAAAGACCTCAGTCACTGACCATCATGGCAAAGCCTGGGAGTACGACAATCTCTACATGGTATCGACGGGTGTCATGCCAACCGTTGCTACCGCAAACTCAACCCTCACCGCATGCGCGCTCGGCTTACGTACTGCCGACGCCATTCTTGGCAAAATTTAA
- a CDS encoding mandelate racemase/muconate lactonizing enzyme family protein — MKITEVETYILKSKLDRPFAYSQGWVQGRSTVLVRIATDEGIEGWGETFSVGLQPPEIAAAAINSALKPLIIGKDPRNTEVLWHDMYVKTRDYGRKGVVLGAISAVDIALWDICGKAAGLPLWQLLGGAFRERVQCYATGFFRTEGRGQADAMAREAIRHSEAGFSLMKVKLGFGVDDDIKVMSAIREAVGERSKFMIDVNHGYGANDAIRLGRALADYDLLWMEEPVIPEDYVAYRRVRDALDIPIAGGEAEFSLFGFRDLIASQSIDIAQPDICLAGGVTALRHINVLAMAGGVQVNPHVWGTAVGQYASLHMIASTPVTHYALYASQPLFEYDTSSHPFRTALVENPLEHEQGWLTLPQEPGLGFTIDRDFLEENAMTDSTH, encoded by the coding sequence ATGAAAATTACGGAAGTGGAAACCTATATCCTGAAGAGCAAACTGGATCGTCCGTTTGCCTACTCTCAAGGCTGGGTGCAGGGGCGTTCTACGGTACTTGTGCGTATTGCCACCGATGAAGGTATTGAGGGGTGGGGGGAGACGTTCAGTGTTGGTTTGCAACCGCCAGAAATCGCCGCTGCCGCCATTAACAGTGCCCTGAAGCCGTTGATCATCGGTAAAGATCCCCGTAATACCGAAGTGCTGTGGCATGACATGTATGTCAAAACGCGAGATTACGGCCGAAAAGGGGTGGTGCTGGGTGCCATCAGCGCAGTTGATATTGCGTTGTGGGACATCTGCGGTAAAGCGGCGGGATTGCCGCTATGGCAACTGCTTGGCGGCGCGTTTCGTGAGCGCGTGCAATGTTATGCCACCGGGTTTTTCCGCACGGAAGGGCGCGGCCAGGCGGATGCTATGGCCCGTGAGGCGATACGCCACAGTGAAGCCGGTTTTTCTCTGATGAAGGTAAAGTTAGGCTTTGGGGTTGATGATGACATAAAAGTCATGTCTGCCATTCGCGAAGCCGTTGGCGAACGTAGCAAGTTTATGATTGACGTTAACCACGGTTACGGCGCTAATGATGCCATTCGTCTTGGCCGCGCTCTGGCTGATTACGATTTACTGTGGATGGAAGAACCGGTCATTCCTGAAGATTATGTTGCTTACCGTCGGGTAAGGGATGCGTTGGACATTCCTATTGCGGGCGGTGAGGCGGAGTTTTCATTGTTTGGCTTCCGCGATCTCATTGCATCGCAATCCATTGATATTGCCCAGCCGGATATCTGCCTGGCCGGTGGAGTCACTGCGTTGCGTCATATAAATGTACTTGCAATGGCCGGTGGTGTTCAGGTTAACCCTCATGTCTGGGGGACTGCGGTTGGCCAATACGCTTCATTGCATATGATCGCGTCTACTCCGGTCACTCACTATGCGCTGTATGCCAGTCAACCGCTTTTCGAATACGACACATCATCACATCCGTTCCGTACTGCGCTGGTTGAGAACCCGCTGGAACATGAACAGGGGTGGTTAACGCTGCCGCAAGAACCGGGACTTGGTTTCACCATTGACCGCGATTTTTTGGAAGAAAATGCTATGACTGATAGCACCCATTAG